A genomic segment from Geitlerinema sp. PCC 7407 encodes:
- a CDS encoding FTR1 family protein, which produces MNFSAAIPTFVVTLREGVEAALVVGIVLAALRKAQRTHLNAWVYGGIGVGLGGSVLVGVLLSGLLAGLDGSTWAYAPVVKPALAALFCGVAIAMLSWMLIWMTQQAKSLKAEIETALSAALEGSQQAGWGVFGLVAIAVLREGFETVLFLAAQFQQGPVPLLGAIAGLTGAVVIGMLLFWLGIKINLRQFFKFMGILLLLIVAGLVVSALKNVDGAIAALSALQPDTFGGLCWSWPASCLLGPQVWDARGVLPDTTFPGILLKTLFGYRQQLYALQAVGYLVFLGTVGRRYLRSLDAPAAPPSPAPAQPTLVSKS; this is translated from the coding sequence ATGAACTTCAGCGCCGCTATCCCCACGTTTGTTGTGACCCTGCGGGAAGGGGTTGAGGCGGCCTTGGTGGTCGGGATCGTCCTGGCTGCCCTCCGCAAGGCCCAGCGAACCCACCTGAATGCCTGGGTTTACGGCGGCATTGGGGTGGGCCTAGGGGGAAGTGTCTTGGTGGGGGTGCTGCTTAGCGGCTTGCTGGCGGGGCTCGATGGCTCCACCTGGGCCTACGCACCGGTGGTGAAACCGGCGCTGGCAGCGCTGTTCTGCGGGGTGGCGATCGCCATGCTGAGCTGGATGCTGATCTGGATGACCCAGCAGGCCAAGTCCCTCAAGGCCGAGATCGAGACTGCCCTGTCGGCGGCCCTGGAAGGCTCTCAGCAAGCGGGCTGGGGCGTGTTCGGCTTGGTGGCGATCGCGGTTTTGCGAGAGGGCTTTGAGACGGTGCTGTTTCTGGCGGCCCAGTTTCAGCAAGGCCCGGTGCCCCTGCTGGGGGCGATCGCCGGTCTGACGGGCGCCGTCGTGATCGGGATGCTGCTCTTTTGGCTGGGCATCAAGATCAACCTGCGGCAGTTTTTCAAATTCATGGGCATTTTGCTGCTGCTGATCGTGGCGGGGCTGGTGGTCTCGGCCCTCAAAAACGTGGATGGGGCGATCGCCGCCCTCAGCGCGCTCCAGCCTGACACCTTCGGGGGACTGTGCTGGTCCTGGCCGGCCTCCTGTTTGCTGGGTCCCCAGGTGTGGGATGCCCGGGGCGTTTTGCCCGACACGACTTTCCCTGGCATTCTGCTCAAGACGCTGTTTGGCTATCGCCAGCAGCTTTACGCCTTGCAGGCTGTGGGATATCTAGTGTTTTTGGGGACAGTGGGGCGGCGCTATCTGCGAAGCCTGGATGCTCCGGCGGCGCCGCCTAGCCCAGCCCCGGCCCAGCCGACTCTGGTTTCCAAGTCCTGA
- a CDS encoding glycoside hydrolase family 3 N-terminal domain-containing protein, translating to MIDLWGARLPNPESLPLEAQVAQMIVVRASGHLFDHQIRYPAWEPPTATLQHYVQTLGVGGVILLGGSAAELAARSHQLQEWAKIPLLLAADIEEGVGQRFGGATWFPPPMALGALAQANEAQALAAAEQMGGAIAQEALAVGLNWVLAPVVDVNNNPQNPVINVRAFGETSEQVEKLAQAFIRGAQSHAVLTTAKHFPGHGDTAVDSHLELPVLPHDRDRLETVELKPFAGAIAAGVDAVMTAHLQIPALDPDWPATLSHRILTKELRDRLGFDGLIVTDALIMGAMERYGPEEGPVQAIEAGADILLMPVDPERTIAAVCEAVRCGRIAPERIAASVERIWRAKLKVSPPLLEVADTSHAWENLPPPQQDWAGPLLQLAQPATQDLAAEILRSSMVVSGPVPLELAAGDRRNVIVVDDLLEAHYLGHQTPAIARPKALGYSLQLCDRHSFAEGLACRTDTPAPTLLQLFIRGNPFRGSAGTSHMAQAWFQHLLRTQQLEALVIYGSPYVLAQFRPALQGIPTIFTYGQMPLAQAIALDQLFGVAAKASTDKKFTT from the coding sequence TTGATAGACCTGTGGGGCGCGCGCCTGCCCAATCCAGAGTCTCTGCCCTTGGAGGCTCAAGTGGCTCAGATGATTGTGGTGCGGGCGTCGGGCCATTTATTTGATCACCAAATCCGCTATCCAGCTTGGGAACCGCCGACCGCCACGCTACAGCACTATGTGCAGACGCTGGGGGTCGGCGGTGTCATCTTGCTGGGAGGCAGCGCGGCAGAGCTAGCGGCGCGATCGCACCAGCTCCAGGAGTGGGCCAAAATTCCGCTGCTGCTGGCAGCCGACATCGAGGAAGGGGTCGGCCAGCGCTTTGGCGGGGCGACCTGGTTTCCGCCGCCCATGGCTCTGGGCGCTTTGGCCCAGGCCAATGAGGCCCAGGCCCTCGCGGCGGCTGAGCAGATGGGCGGGGCGATCGCCCAAGAAGCCCTGGCTGTGGGTCTCAACTGGGTGCTGGCTCCGGTGGTGGACGTCAACAACAATCCCCAAAACCCCGTGATCAATGTGCGGGCCTTTGGCGAGACGTCCGAGCAGGTCGAGAAGCTAGCCCAAGCCTTTATTCGGGGAGCCCAGAGCCACGCGGTGCTGACCACGGCCAAGCACTTCCCGGGGCACGGGGACACGGCGGTGGACTCTCACCTGGAGCTGCCGGTACTGCCCCACGATCGCGATCGCCTGGAAACGGTGGAGCTGAAACCCTTTGCAGGGGCGATCGCCGCGGGCGTTGACGCAGTGATGACGGCCCACCTCCAGATTCCGGCCCTAGACCCGGATTGGCCCGCCACGTTGTCTCACCGAATTCTGACGAAAGAGCTGCGCGATCGCCTCGGCTTTGACGGGCTGATCGTGACCGATGCCCTGATCATGGGCGCCATGGAGCGCTACGGCCCCGAGGAAGGCCCCGTCCAGGCGATCGAAGCGGGGGCAGATATTTTGCTGATGCCGGTGGACCCGGAGCGCACGATCGCTGCTGTCTGCGAGGCGGTGCGGTGTGGTCGCATTGCCCCAGAGCGCATTGCGGCGTCGGTCGAGCGGATTTGGCGCGCCAAGCTCAAGGTCAGTCCGCCGCTGCTGGAGGTGGCAGACACGAGCCACGCCTGGGAAAACCTGCCGCCCCCCCAGCAGGACTGGGCAGGCCCGCTCTTGCAGCTTGCTCAGCCAGCGACCCAGGACTTGGCCGCAGAAATTTTGCGATCGTCGATGGTTGTCAGCGGGCCGGTGCCCCTGGAGTTGGCCGCGGGCGATCGCCGAAACGTCATCGTGGTAGACGATCTGTTAGAGGCCCACTACCTCGGCCACCAGACCCCGGCGATCGCCCGTCCCAAGGCCCTCGGCTACAGCTTGCAGCTGTGCGATCGCCACTCCTTTGCTGAGGGACTGGCCTGCCGGACCGACACCCCGGCTCCGACCCTGCTTCAGCTGTTTATTCGCGGCAATCCGTTCCGGGGCAGCGCGGGCACGAGCCACATGGCTCAGGCCTGGTTCCAGCATCTGCTGCGGACCCAGCAGCTAGAGGCGCTAGTGATTTACGGTAGCCCCTACGTGCTCGCCCAGTTTCGACCGGCGCTTCAGGGCATTCCGACGATCTTTACCTATGGTCAAATGCCTCTGGCCCAGGCGATCGCCCTTGATCAGCTGTTTGGCGTCGCGGCCAAGGCAAGCACTGACAAAAAATTCACCACCTGA
- the rbfA gene encoding 30S ribosome-binding factor RbfA, whose product MATSRRVSRVSSLIKREVSLMLMSGIKDDRVGAGMVSVTDVDVSGDLQHAKIFVSIYGTEEARAETMEGLQSATPYVRSELGHRIRLRRTPEVVFLEDRSIERGTQVLSLINRLTEERQSKEQTGADLEEEIDELADIPDAEDLDD is encoded by the coding sequence ATGGCCACCAGTCGCCGAGTATCTCGCGTTTCTTCCCTCATCAAACGCGAGGTCAGTTTGATGCTCATGTCGGGTATCAAGGATGACAGAGTTGGAGCTGGAATGGTGAGCGTCACAGATGTCGATGTGTCCGGTGACCTCCAGCACGCCAAGATTTTTGTCAGTATCTATGGCACCGAGGAAGCTCGGGCCGAAACCATGGAGGGCTTGCAGTCTGCGACGCCCTACGTGCGCAGTGAGCTGGGCCACCGCATTCGTCTGCGGCGGACGCCAGAGGTTGTGTTTCTCGAGGATCGCTCCATCGAGCGCGGTACTCAGGTCCTGTCGCTGATCAATCGCTTGACCGAGGAGCGCCAGAGCAAGGAGCAAACCGGAGCGGATCTAGAAGAAGAGATCGACGAATTGGCCGATATTCCTGATGCTGAGGATCTAGACGATTGA
- a CDS encoding DUF751 family protein has translation MQEFWNNISRYPRYFITIVLGVLLTFVQPMIPLFKRPTTAIALVGALVGAFAFITFTLRAMLGFSLV, from the coding sequence ATGCAAGAATTTTGGAATAATATCAGTCGCTACCCACGCTACTTCATCACCATTGTGCTGGGGGTTTTGCTGACCTTTGTGCAGCCCATGATACCGCTGTTTAAGCGTCCCACAACGGCGATCGCCCTCGTGGGAGCCCTGGTCGGCGCCTTTGCCTTCATCACCTTTACACTGCGGGCGATGCTAGGCTTCAGCCTTGTGTAA